One Vicia villosa cultivar HV-30 ecotype Madison, WI unplaced genomic scaffold, Vvil1.0 ctg.000916F_1_1_3, whole genome shotgun sequence DNA segment encodes these proteins:
- the LOC131632221 gene encoding uncharacterized protein LOC131632221 codes for MQNFVNGLKLKTKQLIDIAAGGSTNFSTTTGIKKIIEAIAANEHLELYDRTVSQPEGKIDLKLANQVVNMEDQIKAKVGRRLKGMNLGTHTVAQVQPAQAMIAQQITSSQAPGALPSATVTNPREHNNVSAVTTRSGKATEVPEKIVEEEDTLLEMDLEILENKTPPTEEVVLKPVVKEKPTEPKPIIKLPFPQRNKKQKQDEKNFQKFVEMFRKLEINIPFSEALEQMPIYAKFMKDIISKKRTTDTDSVILTETCSAILQGMKIPAKKPDRGSVTILCTIGDRSFKRALIDLGASVSLMPLSIYRKLGIGRVQDTRITLQFADHSVKKPFGIVEDVLVKVDKFVFPVDFVILEMPEDEEIPLIMGRPFLETGRCMIDIENGTMTLKVYDEDLKINVRNTMKHKEDIGTNHSVEVINQIVADNIQSSFP; via the exons atgcagaactTTGTGAATGGGTTGAAATTGAAGACTAAGCAACTTATTGATatagctgccggtggctcaactaatttctcaacaACCACTGGTATTAAGAAGATTATTGAGGCTAttgctgcaaatgagcatttggagctatATGATCGTACTGTGAGTCAACctgaaggaaaaattgatttaaaactaGCAAATCAGGTTGTGAACATGGAAGACCAAATTAAAGCTAAAGTGGGGAGAAGATTGAAAGGTATGAATTTAGGTACTCATACGGTAGCTCAAGTTCAACCTGCTCAAGCGATG ATAGCACAGCAGATCACGAGCTCTCAAGCACCAGGTGCTTTACCGAGTGCAACTGTGACAAATCCAAGAGAGCATAATAATGTGAGTGCAGTAACTACAAGAAGTGGAAAAGCGACCGAAGTGCCTGAAAAGATAGTTGAGGAAGAAGATACACTGCTTGAAATGGATCTTGAAATCTTAGAAAACAAAACACCACCTACAGAAGAAGTAGTATTGAAGCCAGTTGTGAAGGAAAAGCCCACTGAGCCAAAGCCCATAATAAAGCTCCCATTTCCACAAAGGAACAAGAAGCAGAAGCAGGACGAGAAAAACTTTCAGAAGTTTGTAGAAATGTTCAGGAAGTTGGAAATCAACATCCCATTCTCTGAGGCACTCGAGCAGATGCCTATTTATGCTaaattcatgaaggacatcatATCCAAGAAGCGCACCACTGACACTGACTCTGTTAtactaactgaaacttgtagtgctattttgcagggtatgaagattccaGCGAAGAAGCCAGATAGAGGCTCAGTTACTATTCTGTGCACCATTGGAGATAGGTCCTTTAAAAGGGCTCTGATTGATTTGGGGGCTAGTGTGAGCCTTATGCCTTTGTCCATCTACAGGAAACTCGGGATTGGAAGAGTTCAAGACACCAGAATAACACTTCAATTTGCCGATCACTCAGTGAAGAAGCCATTTGGGATTGTTGAGGATGTTCTGGTTAAAGTTGATAAATTTGTTTTTCCTGTTGATTTCGTAATTTTGGAAATGCCGGAAGATGAGGAGATACCTCTGATTATGGGTAGACCATTTTTAGAGACAGGTAGATGTATGATAGACATTGAGAATGGTACCATGACTCTTAAGGTTTATGATGAGGACCTGAAAATTAATGTGAGAAACACTATGAAGCACAAAGAGGATATAGGTACAAATCACTCAGTGGAAGTGATTAATCAGATAGTAGCCGACAACATTCAGAGTAGTTTCCCATAA